One Dermochelys coriacea isolate rDerCor1 chromosome 21, rDerCor1.pri.v4, whole genome shotgun sequence genomic window carries:
- the ELF3 gene encoding ETS-related transcription factor Elf-3 isoform X2, which produces MAGSCEISNIFSNYISAMYQPEEAQPPMELLAHLGKEDNLALPAETTEKPAWFGELPYFWSKAQVLEWISYQVEKNKYDASAINFSCCNMDGYTLCHCTPEQLRLVFGPLGDELYARLHEIVSVSDELTWIIDLLEKEDMSSQEIFQDSSASELGNSYTKESLEEMKSTNPFYQADFSYISSALSPGSSDISVSGTGMSHSPNSQDSGGSDIDPDLTEVKLFSSDDGFADYDKGDVKHGKRKRGRPRKFSKENRDCLETKKSKHSPRGTHLWEFIRDILLHPELNEGLMKWEDRREGVFKFLRSEAVAQLWGQKKKNSSMTYEKLSRAMRYYYKREILERVDGRRLVYKFGKNSSGWKEEEVLNRK; this is translated from the exons ATGGCGGGATCCTGCGAAATCAGCAACATCTTCTCTAACTACATCAGCGCCATGTACCAGCCGGAGGAGGCTCAGCCCCCCATGGAACTGCTGGCCCACCTGGGGAAGGAGGACAATCTCGCGCTGCCTGCGGAGACCACAG AGAAGCCGGCGTGGTTCGGCGAGCTCCCTTACTTCTGGAGCAAGGCGCAAGTGCTGGAGTGGATCAGCTACCAGGTGGAGAAGAACAAGTATGACGCCAGCGCCATCAACTTCTCCTGCTGCAACATGGACGGCTACACGCTCTGCCACTGCACGCCGGAGCAGCTGCGGCTCGTTTTCGGGCCACTCGGGGATGAGCTCTACGCCCGCCTCCATGAGATCG TCTCAGTCTCCGATGAGCTGACCTGGATCATTGACTTGCTAGAGAAAGAGGACATGTCTTCCCAAGAGATCTTCCAGGACTCCAGTGCCTCAG AGCTGGGAAACTCGTACACGAAGGAATCCCTGGAGGAGATGAAATCCACAAACCCTTTCTACCAGGCAGACTTCAGCTACATTTCCAGTGCCTTGTCTCCAGGCAGCTCTGACATCTCTGTCTCAG GGACCGGGATGTCGCACAGCCCCAACTCCCAAGACTCCGGTGGAAGTGACATAGATCCCGACCTGACAGAAGTGAAGTTGTTCTCCTCTGACG ATGGTTTTGCTGACTATGACAAAGGGGACGTCAAGCATGGGAAGCGGAAAAGGGGCAGGCCCCGTAAATTCAGCAAGGAGAACAGAGACTGCCTGGAGACCAAGAAGAGCAAGCACT CCCCAAGAGGGACTCACCTGTGGGAGTTTATCCGGGACATCCTGCTCCACCCTGAGCTGAACGAAGGTCTGATGAAGTGGGAGGACCGACGCGAGGGCGTCTTCAAGTTCCTCCGCTCCGAGGCGGTGGCTCAGCTCTGGGGGCAGAAGAAGAAGAACAGCAGCATGACCTATGAGAAGCTGAGCCGGGCCATGAG GTATTACTACAAGCGGGAAATCCTGGAGCGGGTTGACGGGAGGCGGCTGGTCTACAAGTTTGGGAAGAACTCCAGTggctggaaggaggaggaagtATTGAACCGAAAGTAA
- the ELF3 gene encoding ETS-related transcription factor Elf-3 isoform X1 encodes MAGSCEISNIFSNYISAMYQPEEAQPPMELLAHLGKEDNLALPAETTAEKPAWFGELPYFWSKAQVLEWISYQVEKNKYDASAINFSCCNMDGYTLCHCTPEQLRLVFGPLGDELYARLHEIVSVSDELTWIIDLLEKEDMSSQEIFQDSSASELGNSYTKESLEEMKSTNPFYQADFSYISSALSPGSSDISVSGTGMSHSPNSQDSGGSDIDPDLTEVKLFSSDDGFADYDKGDVKHGKRKRGRPRKFSKENRDCLETKKSKHSPRGTHLWEFIRDILLHPELNEGLMKWEDRREGVFKFLRSEAVAQLWGQKKKNSSMTYEKLSRAMRYYYKREILERVDGRRLVYKFGKNSSGWKEEEVLNRK; translated from the exons ATGGCGGGATCCTGCGAAATCAGCAACATCTTCTCTAACTACATCAGCGCCATGTACCAGCCGGAGGAGGCTCAGCCCCCCATGGAACTGCTGGCCCACCTGGGGAAGGAGGACAATCTCGCGCTGCCTGCGGAGACCACAG CAGAGAAGCCGGCGTGGTTCGGCGAGCTCCCTTACTTCTGGAGCAAGGCGCAAGTGCTGGAGTGGATCAGCTACCAGGTGGAGAAGAACAAGTATGACGCCAGCGCCATCAACTTCTCCTGCTGCAACATGGACGGCTACACGCTCTGCCACTGCACGCCGGAGCAGCTGCGGCTCGTTTTCGGGCCACTCGGGGATGAGCTCTACGCCCGCCTCCATGAGATCG TCTCAGTCTCCGATGAGCTGACCTGGATCATTGACTTGCTAGAGAAAGAGGACATGTCTTCCCAAGAGATCTTCCAGGACTCCAGTGCCTCAG AGCTGGGAAACTCGTACACGAAGGAATCCCTGGAGGAGATGAAATCCACAAACCCTTTCTACCAGGCAGACTTCAGCTACATTTCCAGTGCCTTGTCTCCAGGCAGCTCTGACATCTCTGTCTCAG GGACCGGGATGTCGCACAGCCCCAACTCCCAAGACTCCGGTGGAAGTGACATAGATCCCGACCTGACAGAAGTGAAGTTGTTCTCCTCTGACG ATGGTTTTGCTGACTATGACAAAGGGGACGTCAAGCATGGGAAGCGGAAAAGGGGCAGGCCCCGTAAATTCAGCAAGGAGAACAGAGACTGCCTGGAGACCAAGAAGAGCAAGCACT CCCCAAGAGGGACTCACCTGTGGGAGTTTATCCGGGACATCCTGCTCCACCCTGAGCTGAACGAAGGTCTGATGAAGTGGGAGGACCGACGCGAGGGCGTCTTCAAGTTCCTCCGCTCCGAGGCGGTGGCTCAGCTCTGGGGGCAGAAGAAGAAGAACAGCAGCATGACCTATGAGAAGCTGAGCCGGGCCATGAG GTATTACTACAAGCGGGAAATCCTGGAGCGGGTTGACGGGAGGCGGCTGGTCTACAAGTTTGGGAAGAACTCCAGTggctggaaggaggaggaagtATTGAACCGAAAGTAA